The Sphaerisporangium siamense genome includes the window TCGGCTCGGCGAATCGAAGGCCCGGGGACGTGTGAGACGGTGGGGGACGGTGCTCGGGGGCCTGCTCGGCGTCCTCGCGATCGTCCTCGCCGTGGTGAATCCGGCGCTGGGCGACGTCATTCCGAAACTGCCGCAGAACGCCGACGGCCTGGAGCAGACGTTCTCCCCGGCGTACGACTACGACAGGGACGGCTGCTACGCCACCGCGGCCATCACCTCCTCCGGGTACGTCAACCCCGGCCTGCACCTGGGCGGCGCCGTGAACGGGCACTGCCGCGACCTCGCGCAGTTACAGGAGTCCAACACCTACGCGCGCGCGAAGTGCAACAACGGCTGGTGCGCGATCATGTACGCCAGTTACTTCGAGAAGGACCAGACGGTGGACGGCTGCAGCACCGAGCCGGGCTGCGGACACCGTCACGACTTCGAGCACGTCGTCGTATGGGTGCAGAACAACCAGGTGCAGTACGTCTCGCATTCGCGGCACGACTGGTGGGAGACCTACGGCCGCTCCAGCGTGCGTTTCGACCCGAGCGGCACGCACCCGAAAATCGTCTATCACAAGGACGGCGGCCTGACGCACTGCTTCCGCATCGCCAACAGCGGCGACGAGGCGGTGGAGAATCACACGGGCGGCTGGTTCTATCCGCGC containing:
- a CDS encoding NPP1 family protein, whose amino-acid sequence is MADYLMTGRLGESKARGRVRRWGTVLGGLLGVLAIVLAVVNPALGDVIPKLPQNADGLEQTFSPAYDYDRDGCYATAAITSSGYVNPGLHLGGAVNGHCRDLAQLQESNTYARAKCNNGWCAIMYASYFEKDQTVDGCSTEPGCGHRHDFEHVVVWVQNNQVQYVSHSRHDWWETYGRSSVRFDPSGTHPKIVYHKDGGLTHCFRIANSGDEAVENHTGGWFYPRLVGWNGYPSVAFRNQFIYHTDFGHASIKLGTEVMKGQLAAAKPAGIPFDPYA